In Bos indicus isolate NIAB-ARS_2022 breed Sahiwal x Tharparkar chromosome 19, NIAB-ARS_B.indTharparkar_mat_pri_1.0, whole genome shotgun sequence, the following proteins share a genomic window:
- the CYB5D2 gene encoding neuferricin isoform X1, translating to MPGLGGRGLWLGPAVAVAAAAAMAAWLMGWWSPRADFRLFIPEELARYRGRPGDPGLYLALLGRVYDVSSGRRHYEPGAHYSGFAGRDASRAFVTGDYSEAGLVDDVSDLSFSEMLTLQNWLSFYEKNYKFIGRVIGRFYGEDGLPTPELTQAEAMMTKGLEADRQELIEKQRFPPCNAEWSFIRGSRFWCSQQSGGVSRDWIGVPRKLFKPGVKPHCVCVRTTGPPSDQSPENPTHRNRGDLDHPNLGEYPGCPPLAITCSVPL from the exons ATGCCGGGGCTCGGCGGGCGTGGGCTCTGGCTGGGCCCGGCCGTGGccgtggcggcggcggcggcgatgGCCGCATGGCTGATGGGCTGGTGGAGTCCCCGCGCCGACTTTCGCCTTTTCATACCCGAGGAGCTGGCCCGCTATCGCGGCCGCCCAGGGGACCCGGGCCTCTATTTGGCCTTGCTCGGCCGCGTCTACGATGTGTCCTCTGGCCGGAGGCACTACGAGCCCGGGGCCCACTATAGCGGCTTCGCAG GCCGAGATGCATCCAGAGCGTTTGTGACCGGGGACTACTCTGAAGCAGGCCTTGTAGATGATGTATCCGACCTGTCATTTTCTGAGATGCTGACACTCCAAAACTGGCTTTCATTCTATGAGAAGAACTACAAATTCATTG GAAGGGTGATAGGAAGGTTTTACGGAGAGGATGGGCTCCCCACCCCAGAACTGACCCAGGCAGAAGCCATGATGACCAAAGGCTTGGAAGCAGACAGACAGGAGCTGATAGAGAAGCAGAGGTTCCCACCGTGCAACGCTGAGTGGAGCTTCATCAGGGGTAGCCGGTTCTGGTGTTCCCAACAGAG tGGAGGTGTGAGCAGAGACTGGATCGGCGTTCCCAGGAAGCTGTTTAAGCCAGGTGTCAAgccccattgtgtgtgtgtgagaacaaCTGGCCCTCCGAGTGACCAGTCGCCGGAAAACCCTACGCACAGAAATCGTGGGGACCTGGACCACCCCAACTTGGGGGAGTACCCAGGCTGCCCACCCCTCGCCATCACATGCTCTGTCCCCCTCTAA
- the CYB5D2 gene encoding neuferricin isoform X2 → MLTLQNWLSFYEKNYKFIGRVIGRFYGEDGLPTPELTQAEAMMTKGLEADRQELIEKQRFPPCNAEWSFIRGSRFWCSQQSGGVSRDWIGVPRKLFKPGVKPHCVCVRTTGPPSDQSPENPTHRNRGDLDHPNLGEYPGCPPLAITCSVPL, encoded by the exons ATGCTGACACTCCAAAACTGGCTTTCATTCTATGAGAAGAACTACAAATTCATTG GAAGGGTGATAGGAAGGTTTTACGGAGAGGATGGGCTCCCCACCCCAGAACTGACCCAGGCAGAAGCCATGATGACCAAAGGCTTGGAAGCAGACAGACAGGAGCTGATAGAGAAGCAGAGGTTCCCACCGTGCAACGCTGAGTGGAGCTTCATCAGGGGTAGCCGGTTCTGGTGTTCCCAACAGAG tGGAGGTGTGAGCAGAGACTGGATCGGCGTTCCCAGGAAGCTGTTTAAGCCAGGTGTCAAgccccattgtgtgtgtgtgagaacaaCTGGCCCTCCGAGTGACCAGTCGCCGGAAAACCCTACGCACAGAAATCGTGGGGACCTGGACCACCCCAACTTGGGGGAGTACCCAGGCTGCCCACCCCTCGCCATCACATGCTCTGTCCCCCTCTAA